Below is a genomic region from Candidatus Woesearchaeota archaeon.
CAATCAGCAGAGAAAATGAATACGCGATCAAAATGATGCGAACAACAGAAGAAGAACGTCCAGTCTCTATTCAATTATTCGGTTCAGAAATCGCGGACATAAAAAAAGCGACAAAACTTCTCCAAGACAAAACAGATATTGTGGATTTCAATTTTGGCTGTCCTGCGCATCAAGTCACCTGCACAGGAGCAGGAGCGGCGCTGCTGAATGAACCAGAAAAAGTAAAACAAATTGTTGAAGCAATGGTGAGTGTCAGCGAAAAGCCAGTCACGGTCAAAATGCGTTTAGGGATGAATGAAAAAAATATCACTGTCCTAAAATTAGCAAAAGCAGTGGAAGCGGCAGGAGCAGCAGCAGTCGCGGTGCATGGACGAACATTGGAACAACAATACAGCGGAACAGCAAACTGGGATATGATTAAGCAAGTCAAAGAAACAGTGAATATCCCCGTGATTGGAAATGGCGATGTCAGTAATGAACTAAAAGCAAAAGAAATGATAGAACAAACAGGCGTTGACGCGGTGATGGTAGGAAGAGCAGCATGCGGCAATCCATTTATTTTCTCAAGAATAAATCATTATCTCAAAACAGGGAATGTGTTACCACAGAAAGGCACGATAGATTTATTCTTCGAATACGTTGACCTATGGGAAAAGTATGAAGGATTAAAATTCACCAATCTCAGAATTCAGGCATCATACTTCACTAAAGGAATTCCTAACGCGGCGCAATTAAGAATTGATTTGGTGAAAGCAAGGAATGTGGATGAAGTAAAAGATATTTTACAGAAATTCAAAAATGAAAAAAGTAAGGATACAGAAGAAACGCAGATTCCTGTTTCTATTTAACGAGCGCTAATAATTTTGCGCCCATTGCTTTTTCTTGTGCAGTGCCGTACATATATCGATGCACCACTTGTCCTCGAAAGCCATCAATTCCTCCTTCGTAATGTTGAGCTATTGCTGCTTTGTAATCAGGAGTGAGTGCGCCATTAATATATGCGTCAGGAACCTCGACACTTGTTGTTCTATTTCGTCGTGTCCAATCATCAACACTGACATGTCGTCGTGCGAGATAACGGATAGGATGCTCATCGTGCTTGACAACAGTTCCTCGAGGACTATCATTTGTTTTGTGGACAATAAGTGGAGGGAATGCATAATCTGCGTGGAAGAGAACGTGTGCGCTGCCATGAACGCCCACATAGTTAAACGCGACAGTTTCCCAATTTGTTCCTTTGAATTCAAGAGTATGTCCTTCCAGCGCGTATCCTTTTCCAGTCATGCCTTTATTTATTTCTGAATAGAGTCGTCGGAGTTCGCAAATCTTTTCAGGAGGGAGATTAGGAGCTGCTTGTGCGTGTGTCAAGACTTCAAATCGCAGCCGTTCTGCGCGAATTGCGGTTATCACAGAAGGATCCATGAGTAAGGGTAATTGCATGAGATTCTTTGAAACCTGAAACTGTGTTGCGCCATTGCTTCCATGATAAAGCCAATACATTAAGATATCAATTAAAAGAACATCTCTTGGTGGATTTGTACCGGGAGTATATTTAGGATCAGTTCGAACCCCTTCATGCTTATATGTTCCTGTCATGTCAAATGGCAAAAACGCTGTTCCTCTTCTTTCATTGTATTCACGGAATGCTTGCGGATTATGTTTCGCGAGATCCATTAGCGACGCAAGATCTTTGTCAATGACGAGAACATTTGTTCGTCCTTCTTTGGTGTGTGACCAGTGGAAATCTTCTGTTGTGGATTGTGCTCCTGTGATAAAATGACCTTCTCGACCAAAGAGGTCATCAATGCTCACGCTTCTGTATTTAAGGACATCGTTTCCTGCGCGTGCGCTTGAATCTGAGCGAACTTTGGCAGTCGTGACATGAGATCCTTGAAATGGAGCTATTGATAATGAATCTAAATCAAACAACTCTTTGTCTCCGTCTCCATTCCAGAGGTGCGCTGCTTTAAATCGTCGTGATTGTCGTGCGCGAATTTCACATTGCAGCGCGTGCTCAACATCGCGTTGAGGAGCATGAAGAAGATCAAGAGTGCCTCGCTTGTAGTGACCATCATCGTTTCGTTCACGAGTGTATGTTCGCTGTTCAAAAGGAACATCAAAGAGGCGCGGAAATAAATTTGTCTGCGTCCAATAACTCTGCCATGTGCGAAGCGCGGCTTGTCGTTGTTTTTTTGTTAACCTGCGAAAGTGACCAAAATAAAAAGTTGCGGGATCAAACATGAGAACAGTGTCTTTCTCTGGAACTCGATAAGATAACACATACCGTCGTGGTGTTCTTCCTGGATAATCAGTGTCATGCATTGGCATAAACAGGAAAAAATGCGTGTTCATTTAAAAAAGTTAGTATAAAAATAAGAAAATAAATTATTTCACTAAAACGCCATTCATACAGCCATCTTGTGCTGGTCGTGAAGTAATGCGCACACGGCCTTTGTCTGTTTCAACAACAGCGCCTTTCGTGAGTGCGTTTGTTCGAACATAATGTCTGTTTGCGGGGTTTTCAGCGACATATTTCATAATTGCTTTTACCGCGCGTTTTGTTGAAGGATCAAGAACATTCACAATAGTTGCTGCCATGACACGGACTTTTTTATCTCCGCCTTTTGTTCTGATGACTTTAAGCTTCTTCTCTCCAATAGGAGGAAGTGTTGGAACATTTCCCATTTCAAAGAGTTTTTTTCCTCGAGCTGAGATGTATCTGCTTCCTGTTGATTTTCGTTTTGGTCTAAATTGTACGATTGCCATATTGTTTGAAAAATAGGAGGTTGTTTATAAAGATTATTGTTTTTGAATAGAAAAGAGAAGAAAGAAGAGAAAAAAAATTTACAGGCATGCTCCGTCAGAGCAGCCATTTGGACAATTGTAAATCTCCTGCTGCTTTTCATAATTTTCATCGCAGTACCATTCTGCTAATGTGACTTCATTGGAATAGCAGGAATCACCCCAGCTTTGGGAAGTGCCTTCTTCATAATCAGTGGTGGTGATTGTTCCATAAGTGGAATAGTCAAGTCCATTATCGCTTTCTGCGCAATCTGTTGTTTTTACAGTTGCGCTGGTTTTTTTAGGAACATATGTTATTTTAGGAAAAGTCTTTTTTGTTTCACTTTTTGCGACCTTGACGCATACTCCTTCTTCACAAGTACAGTCTACTTTTGACGTTGCGACATAATTATTCTCACAAGTATATTCGACAAGTGTGGATTCATCATAACAGTAATCAACAACAGAAACAAGCGTTGCGTCTTTCTTTATGATGAAAGGATTCTTTTGAAGCCCTTTTGTCCTGCCGACAACAGTGGAATCAGCTCCGTTATCGGAATCGCTGCATGCGATGGCAAGACTTCCGCTGGTTGTTGTTGCGGCTTTTAGTGCTTGTCCCACAGAAGGGATTCCAGTAATATTCGCATAGGACAAAAGAAAAATAACTGCAATAGCTGCGACTGCAGTGACAATATAAAATTGATAATCTTTTTTCATGAAAGACACCTCTTTAGTAACATTCTAGGTTTTGTGATATAAATACTTTTGTATCTTTCGCTTAAAGCTGGCGAATCGACATACAAAACAAAAAACTCGCTCAGCAGGAGCTTTATCACAATTCAACTCTTTATTAAAAAATAAAGTCTATATCAATGAAGAGCGAAGACATAAAGGTAAGATGTAATAAAGAAAAAAATGGGCCCGATGGGCTTTGAACCCACGACCACTGGTGTACTTCGCCCTGTCTAAAACGTGGACATATAAGACCAGCGCTCTAGATCCCATCACTGAGATTCCAGGCTAAGCTACGGGCCCGATAAAGATATATTCTTGAATAAGAGTTTGTTTAAAAATCTTGTTGAAAATGATCTATTTTTTCAAATGTGCTGCAAAAACATAACGCCTTTCAGATTAAAGATGCTCTGCACTAATGCAGTAAAATGGGAAAGAACAAGTGCTTCTTCTTTTGTCGCGGTAGTAAGTTGTTGTCGAGATTCCTGAAGTAATTCATTTTTTCGTTGAAAAAATCGTTGCGCTTTTTCTGCGTCATAAGAATAATACAGTTCATAATACATTCTGAAAAACGTGTGGATTCCTGAGTAGAGTTTCTGAAGTTCAGTTTTTGGTAGAGAAGATACAGAAAAACTCGCTGCAATATATTTGTAATAGTCACCTATTTGTTCAAGCTCACGAAGAAGCGAGTAGAGCGCGAATCCGTTCTCAGGGTATTTGTATCTGTTTTTGTAGAGAATCCGCACGCAAAGATCGCTGTATTTGTTGTTTTCTTTCTCATCAATTTTAACTTCTTCAAGAAGAGCTGAATTTTTCTGAGCAAGCGCTTCGCTGATCTTGTCTCCCATAACAAGAGTAATTTGAAACAATTTTTTCAGAACAGTCTCAAATTCCTGTTGATCCACGCTGACCAGCATTTTCAAGAGGATGCTGTTTTTTGTTTTTTCAACGATTTCAAAACCAAGGAGTTGTTTTGCTCGCTTTTCCACGAGTATGGGAACAGAAGCGTCGTTGTAGCGAATAAGAATTTCATCATATCCTTTTTGGTACACATAGTTTACAAAATATTCGTTAAAGAGTTCTGATGCAGCGTCAATTTCCTTTTTTGCGGGTTCAGTTTTGGCGGAATCGAGAGTGAGGACGAGTCGACCGCGTTCTTCAGTCACTTCAAGTTCGTCACCTTTGGTGATAGAATTTTCCTTGACCCATTTGCTGGGGAGAGAGATCATTAAAGTAGCTGGACCTTGCTGTACAACCTTCCGCTTCATAAAAGGTTGTGAAGGGAAATTCTATATAAAACTTTGCGATTCACCAATAGTTTTTTAAATAAGTGCTTTCCCTCTTAGGAGATGTTTACTGCCCCGATGGTGTAGTCCGGCCAATCATCCAGCACTTTCGATGCTGGGACTCGGGTTCAAATCCCGATCGGGGCATTTTATATTCGAGTGCTGTTGAGCGTAAGCGAAACGCACAGGGGTTGCTAAGGGAAGCATTCCCTTAGGTGAGAAGCCCGATCGGGGCATTTTATTTGTTTGGATTTACAATAATGCGAGGAAAGAAAGTATGAAACGAAGTTCACGTCGATGGAAAAAGAAACGACAGATGCGTTGGAAATGGCAACGTAAGCGCATGAAGAAAGAAAAGCGCAAACGTGTCAAAGCAAGTGCATAAAAGCGTAAACGAAAATGGCAGCGGATCCTTTATCAAAGGAATTGTACGACATTCTTGCATGTCCGATGTGTAAGGGAGATATTTCCTACAATAAGGACAAAACAGCGTTGGTCTGTAAAAAGTGCAAGATTGATTATCCTATTAAGGAAGGAATTCCTATTATGTTGCCGCCGGATATGCGCGAATAATTTTTTACATGGGAACTCGGCGAAAGCCCCGCACTTTAGTGCGGGGATGAAGCCGTAAGTTCACATGTTTAATAATCCCAACGGAAAAGCCCATGCCTTCAGGCATGGGATAACCATTGGGATTATTTTTACTTTTTTCTATTTGTTTTAGTCACGATCATTACAATAATTTTATAAACATCTTCAAATGTTTAATAAAATCATTCATGCCAGCGTGGCACAATCTGGTACTGCGTCAGCCTTGAGAGCTGATTTCCGAAAGGATACAATGAAAATTCCCCTATGAGAAACACACTATTGCCGACGTGGCACAATCTGGTACTGCGTCAGCCTTGAGAGCTGATTTCCGAAAGGATATCTCGGTTCAAATCCGGGCGTCGGCGCTTTTTTATTTTCTACGGGGGAATTTTCATGTACATCGGAACTTCATTCCGATTGTATCTCGGTTCAAACAACCGAATCTTCAGATGAGCGTTGTGTTCAAGAACTCGTGTTCTTGACAGTCACAGCTTGCTGTGACCCAGAGAAACTTGTTCCTCGTTGTCCGGGCGCTGGCGTTTTTTTCTTTAGAAACATATAAATAGCACAAGAACTAAAACAGAATCATGTCTCTCATAATTATTATTTGTATTGCGGGATTTCTTCTTTCAGCGTATTCTTTTTACGTCGAAAAAAAGCTGGAAAAAAACAAGAAATACAAAGCAGTGTGCGACATTAGTGATCACATGTCCTGCACAGCTGCCGCAAAAAGTAAATACAGCGCAGTGGGAGGAGTTCCAAACTCAGTGAAGGGGATGTTCTTTTATCCGTTCATGGCAGTACTTGCGTTAGTCGCTTCACCGCAGGTAGTTTTCTATCTCGCATCCGCTTCACTAGTTATGACTGTTTATTTAATCTATGTCAGCTATTTCAAACTGAAGAATTATTGTTTGGTTTGCAGTAGCGTTTATCTCGTCAACATTCTGTTGTTCTACTTTTCGTATGTGCGAATGTAACATCTAAACTTTCTGCGCGACAAGAACATGCTGTTCACAAACAACGCGAACATAATTATGACCTAATCGCTCCAGAGCAAGATCGTCTTGTCCCCATGTAATTCCTTGAATTGTTGCTTTGTGATAATTCCCAGGAATCTCAAACGGAAAATGATCTCTGCAAAGAACGCCATTTCCCTCTCGATATGCATCTTCTCTAATAGTAAAACCTGTTCTATCAAGCGCTGTCTGAAAGCGAGTAAGAAATGCATCTGTAAAAGAAACTACTTCTGAAGGAGCCTCAAGTTCTGCCGCGATATGCGCAAGCTTCTGCAATACATGAAGGTGCTCAGGAGAAGCAATCAAGCGAATGTACGCTTCAGCTTCTGTTAAGTACGTAGTAAGATAATGTCCTTCCATAAATCTCCTGAACTGTTCCAATGCTCTAAGATAATCCTCGTGTTTTATAACACGCAGTCCTCTGTAAAGATTTCCTTTATCATCAAGTGCAGGAAATGGAGCATACCCCGCGCGTTGATATGCGACAACTGTTGCGCAAGGATCAGGGGTGAGGTCAAGAAAATGAATGATTCTTCCATTTGGTCTGAGCACTCTTTTTGTTTCAGTGAGTGCTGCTTCGAGATCCCCAAATGTATCAAAAGAAGCGTTGCCAAGAACAACGTCAAATGACGCGTCAGGAAAAGGAAGGCGATACACATTAGCAACAAGAATGTTTGATGTTGGATGTTGCCGTCTATGTTCAGTAACATTTGCTTCTCCTTGTTCTGTTTGTTGAATGCGATGTTCATATTCTGGAACAAGGCCAACAAGTTCACCAAAGCCACTTCCTATTTCAAGAAGCGTATCTCTCTGAGCAACATGTTCTAGGAGCACCTTGCGTACAAGATCTGAAGAAGCATCGCGAAAAAATCTACGTTGATCGTCCAGATTCTTCAATTTCCACGGTTGGTCCCATTTAGAGGTAAGGACGTCTGTCATAAGAGAGAGAAGAGAACAACGTTTTATAAACATTACTCATTTTACTACTTATAAGAAGTGTTTAAGTTTCAGAAAGTTGTTCATGTGTTCTGAGAAAACGCATGAGATGATTGTAGAAACATAGTAAGAGTAAGATTTTCTCAGTTAGCTTTAAAAATAAGTACTATTTCAATCTCAAGCAATGAAAGCAATCATTCTTGCGGCAGGATATGCGACAAGGCTCTATCCGTTGACAGAAAACAAAGCAAAACCGCTTCTTGAAGTACAAGGAAAACCAATTATTGAGTATATTGTGGAAAAAATCGAGCATTGTCCAGAGATTGATGAAATTTATATCGTCACCAATGAAAAATTTTACATGCATTTTTGTGAATGGCTGAAAACAAAAAAATTCAAGAGAAGAATTCACGTTATCAACGACAAAACAACAGAGAATGGCGCACGATTAGGCGCGATTGGAGATATTGACTACGTGATTGGTACGCAGCATGTGTTTGACGATTTCCTCGTGATTGCAGGAGACAACATGTTCTCTTTCCAAATAGCGGAACTCATTCAGTTCTACAAAAAGTATGAAACAACAGTCGTTGCGCTGTACGACACAAAGGACAAGAAAAAAATTGCGGGAAGACTTGGCTGCATTGAATTAGACAAGACAAACAGGGTAAAAGGTTTCGAGGAAAAACCAGAGAATCCAAAAACAACGCTTGCGGCGACAGCGTGTTATCTCTTTCCACAAGAAGATTTGCATTTCATCCGTGAAGCGTTGGAAGAGAAGCATTTTGACAGACCAGGAGATTTAATTAAGTTCATCGCGGAAAAAAAGCCAGTGTATGGTTTCCAGTTCTCTGGCTATTGGTTTGACGTCGGCACGCATGAAGAATACGCGTTAGTGAATAGTAAGAAGGTTAAATTGTAATTCTAAGAATTTTTCTATTTAGTGTTAAAGTTATGCAATTTATGTAAAGCAAAAAAATTAAAGACGCTCGACTAACGCTCGCGTCTCTGCACACAAGCTCTCGCATGAAGCGCTCGAGCTTGTGTGAGTTTTAGATATAACAAAAAATAACAACATGGCCAGACGGAGCGAACGAGGTTCCTATACGAAGTATAGGGTTCTCGTTCGCGGAGTAGGACATACGAACGAAGTGAGTATGGCCGTCTGTGCCATTGTTGTTGTTATTTTTTGCAGAGTTAATCTCTTGGATTTACGTCATATTCAGAAACCTATATATACTTCCAAACTAAAAAATACTTCATGCAATTCATCTTTCATGGCGCAGGCAGAGAAGTGGGAAGAAGTTGTATCGAAGTAGATGGTTCCTATCTTCTCGATGCGGGATTAAAAATCACAGAGCACGGCACAGAATTTCCTTCTTCTTTTGGTCCAGAGAAAATCAAAGCGGTTCTCCTGAGCCACGCGCATCTCGATCATACAGGCGCGCTTCCTGTCTTAAATCACGCAGGACTCAACTGTCCCGTATACACAACACGAGTCACAAAACTCACCACAGAAGTTTTGTTGGAAGATTCTTTTCACATTGAATTAATCACGCATTCGCATCCAGGATATAGTAAAGCGAACATCAAGAATGTATTGCAAAACTTCCGTGATGTGGACTACAACAAAATCTACACAATAAACAAAGACATGAGTGTCCAGTTTCTCGATGCAGGGCATATCCCTGGCAGCGCGTCAATCCTGCTCACCTACAAAAAGAAACGGATTCTTTATACAGGAGACATTAACTGGCAATCAACGCTTCTCCTCAACGCAGCGTCCTACAAACTGGATGATATAGACATTATGATTACAGAAACAACGTATGGAGATAGAAATCATCCTGACAGAAAACAAACAGAAGAAACATTTCTCAAAGTCATCAAAGAAGTGCTTGCGAAAGGTGGATCCGTCCTGCTCCCAAGCTTTGCGATAGGAAGAGCGCAGGAAATTATGCTGCTTCTTGGAAAAGAAACGCTGGATTGTTCTATGTATCTTGATGGCATGGCAAGAAAAGCAACAGATCTATACATGAGCAATCCTATGTTCATCAGAAGCGCGGAAGCGTTGCGTAAAGCAAAGCAGAAAGTGCATTATATCACCAGTGAGCTTGAAAGAAAAAAAGTACTCAATGAAAAAGCAATTATTATCACGACATCAGGCATGGTCACTGGCGGTCCAGTCATGGAATATCTGAAGATGATGTTTTTTGAGCCAAAAAACGCGATTCTCATGACTGGGTATCAGGGAGAAGGAACAAATGGACGATTATTGTTGCAAGAAAAGAGCGCGTATGTCGACGGCAAGAAGGTGCGATGGGAAGGCAGAATAGAGCATTTTGATTTCAGCGCGCATGCGGGACAGAATGAGTTAGTCGCAGCAGTCAAGCAGATCAAGCCAAAAGTTCTTATCTTGAATCATGGCGATGAAGTTTCAATAGAAGCGTTTGCTGATTTGGTGAAAGGGTATGTCAAGAAGATTTATACGCCGAAGAATGATGAAGTGTTGGATATTAATTAGTTCATAATCTCATCTTTTCCGAAACCCAAATATTTTGTCATATCTATCATGATCAACTATATCTAAAACAAAAGCAATAATCTCAATTTCATCACTTTCAAGCGTGTAAATCATTCTCCAGTAATCAGGCAAGTCAGCTATGAAAAGATTTCCAACACCATATCTCTGCGTATATTCTCTGGGGATTAAATCTTTCTTCGCATTTTCTCCATAAAATGGATTGACAACAATCATGTCAAAGATTCTGTTAATCGCATGAAGAAGAGTTATTTCTTTTGAGCTTATGATTCCTTTACTTTTTTGTTCGCCGACAATTCTGTTTAAATCATTAAACGCCGTTTCTGCGTCACCGACAAGCTTTAGTGTTATTCTCTTGTCGATTTTCCCTTTGTACCCTTTCATCGAACTATCAATCCTTTCATCTTTCTTAATTTACTCTGAGGTTTGAAGGTCCAGAGAACTTTGTTGTCATGAAGAGTGATTTTTCCACTATACTCAAGATAATCAATAATTGCCATGAGTGTTTGATGCATAATCTGCTTTGGGAGCATTCTTTTAAGTTCTCCTATACTGAGTACATTACCTGCGTTGAGGAGTGTTTCTTCTACCATTAACACTGTATTAAGGGTAGGGCTCCTTTGTTCACTATAATTCCTTTTCTTGAAGATTTGCCACATATCAACTGATATGATATCAACTGATATATAAAGTTTTACTCGAAAATAGCATGTCTCTCAAGTACACGCACCAGCAACGACCACATGAATCTCTATGTCTTTTTGTAGAAGTGCAAAAAGCAAAAAATAATCTTCCTAAATTTCAAAAAATACAATACAAATAAAGCATGGGGATTCAAGAGCAAAGGAGCGAATCAAGATAATTGAGCGAATAAAGTATAAGTGAAGCTTCTCTTTAGAAACCTATTTATATCTTCTTTCCATTAAAAACACAATGGGAGACCAAAAGGGCGAGTATTATAACAAATCCATAGAACAAACATACGCAAACTTTACAACAAAACAAGAAGGTCTCTCGAAAACAGAAGTAATTCTCCGTCTTAAACAATACGGCTACAATGAGCTCAAAGAAGCAAAAAAAATAAACTCCATCATAATCTTTCTTAGACAATTCAAAAGTCTGTTAGTATATATCCTTCTCGCAGCAGTGATCATCTCATTTTTCCTCAAAGAATACATTGACGCGTCAGTTATCCTTGGAATCCTCATCTTCAACGCAATTTTTGGCTTTATTCAGGAATACAGAGCAGAAAAATCAATCGCCGCGTTA
It encodes:
- the dusB gene encoding tRNA dihydrouridine synthase DusB, with product MKQFKIGNYALDSPTCLAPMAGVCNIAFRVMARRYGAGLVYSEFVNATAISRENEYAIKMMRTTEEERPVSIQLFGSEIADIKKATKLLQDKTDIVDFNFGCPAHQVTCTGAGAALLNEPEKVKQIVEAMVSVSEKPVTVKMRLGMNEKNITVLKLAKAVEAAGAAAVAVHGRTLEQQYSGTANWDMIKQVKETVNIPVIGNGDVSNELKAKEMIEQTGVDAVMVGRAACGNPFIFSRINHYLKTGNVLPQKGTIDLFFEYVDLWEKYEGLKFTNLRIQASYFTKGIPNAAQLRIDLVKARNVDEVKDILQKFKNEKSKDTEETQIPVSI
- a CDS encoding 30S ribosomal protein S8e, coding for MAIVQFRPKRKSTGSRYISARGKKLFEMGNVPTLPPIGEKKLKVIRTKGGDKKVRVMAATIVNVLDPSTKRAVKAIMKYVAENPANRHYVRTNALTKGAVVETDKGRVRITSRPAQDGCMNGVLVK
- a CDS encoding phosphate uptake regulator PhoU, producing the protein MKRKVVQQGPATLMISLPSKWVKENSITKGDELEVTEERGRLVLTLDSAKTEPAKKEIDAASELFNEYFVNYVYQKGYDEILIRYNDASVPILVEKRAKQLLGFEIVEKTKNSILLKMLVSVDQQEFETVLKKLFQITLVMGDKISEALAQKNSALLEEVKIDEKENNKYSDLCVRILYKNRYKYPENGFALYSLLRELEQIGDYYKYIAASFSVSSLPKTELQKLYSGIHTFFRMYYELYYSYDAEKAQRFFQRKNELLQESRQQLTTATKEEALVLSHFTALVQSIFNLKGVMFLQHI
- a CDS encoding Trm112 family protein, giving the protein MAADPLSKELYDILACPMCKGDISYNKDKTALVCKKCKIDYPIKEGIPIMLPPDMRE
- a CDS encoding class I SAM-dependent methyltransferase → MTDVLTSKWDQPWKLKNLDDQRRFFRDASSDLVRKVLLEHVAQRDTLLEIGSGFGELVGLVPEYEHRIQQTEQGEANVTEHRRQHPTSNILVANVYRLPFPDASFDVVLGNASFDTFGDLEAALTETKRVLRPNGRIIHFLDLTPDPCATVVAYQRAGYAPFPALDDKGNLYRGLRVIKHEDYLRALEQFRRFMEGHYLTTYLTEAEAYIRLIASPEHLHVLQKLAHIAAELEAPSEVVSFTDAFLTRFQTALDRTGFTIREDAYREGNGVLCRDHFPFEIPGNYHKATIQGITWGQDDLALERLGHNYVRVVCEQHVLVAQKV
- a CDS encoding nucleotidyltransferase family protein is translated as MKAIILAAGYATRLYPLTENKAKPLLEVQGKPIIEYIVEKIEHCPEIDEIYIVTNEKFYMHFCEWLKTKKFKRRIHVINDKTTENGARLGAIGDIDYVIGTQHVFDDFLVIAGDNMFSFQIAELIQFYKKYETTVVALYDTKDKKKIAGRLGCIELDKTNRVKGFEEKPENPKTTLAATACYLFPQEDLHFIREALEEKHFDRPGDLIKFIAEKKPVYGFQFSGYWFDVGTHEEYALVNSKKVKL
- a CDS encoding MBL fold metallo-hydrolase gives rise to the protein MQFIFHGAGREVGRSCIEVDGSYLLDAGLKITEHGTEFPSSFGPEKIKAVLLSHAHLDHTGALPVLNHAGLNCPVYTTRVTKLTTEVLLEDSFHIELITHSHPGYSKANIKNVLQNFRDVDYNKIYTINKDMSVQFLDAGHIPGSASILLTYKKKRILYTGDINWQSTLLLNAASYKLDDIDIMITETTYGDRNHPDRKQTEETFLKVIKEVLAKGGSVLLPSFAIGRAQEIMLLLGKETLDCSMYLDGMARKATDLYMSNPMFIRSAEALRKAKQKVHYITSELERKKVLNEKAIIITTSGMVTGGPVMEYLKMMFFEPKNAILMTGYQGEGTNGRLLLQEKSAYVDGKKVRWEGRIEHFDFSAHAGQNELVAAVKQIKPKVLILNHGDEVSIEAFADLVKGYVKKIYTPKNDEVLDIN